From the Streptomyces sp. Tu 2975 genome, one window contains:
- a CDS encoding YdbC family protein, giving the protein MLVKWIRCTVVDRRGFERGQRKWAGLPGEPGFRGQGGGWSRLRPNVAHVFAFWETRAFYDSFMARSHDRLAAGQSGTYKNIQAKLFDYRFDVKTGFEPRFADADVVRVAHCKVREDRVEHYSLMQEKVWNPAMAGSPGMVRGVFGEAPGCEFLVMSMWLSSAEHGKYRDERIERLLLRAQTQTDVVALAGDVVELEPSWTV; this is encoded by the coding sequence GTGCTGGTCAAGTGGATTCGCTGCACGGTGGTGGACCGTCGAGGGTTCGAACGCGGGCAGCGGAAATGGGCGGGGCTGCCGGGTGAGCCGGGATTCCGGGGACAGGGCGGAGGGTGGAGCAGGCTACGGCCGAACGTTGCCCATGTCTTCGCCTTCTGGGAGACCCGGGCCTTCTACGACTCCTTCATGGCCCGCTCCCATGATCGGCTCGCGGCCGGACAGTCGGGCACCTACAAAAACATCCAGGCCAAGCTTTTCGACTACCGCTTCGACGTCAAGACCGGGTTCGAGCCGCGGTTCGCGGACGCCGACGTGGTCAGGGTGGCGCACTGCAAGGTGCGTGAGGACAGGGTCGAGCACTACTCCCTGATGCAGGAGAAAGTGTGGAACCCGGCCATGGCCGGGTCGCCGGGCATGGTGCGAGGGGTGTTCGGGGAGGCGCCCGGCTGCGAGTTCCTGGTGATGTCGATGTGGTTGTCGTCGGCGGAGCACGGCAAATACCGCGACGAGCGCATAGAGCGGTTGCTGCTGCGCGCCCAGACGCAGACGGATGTCGTGGCACTGGCCGGTGACGTGGTGGAGCTCGAACCGTCCTGGACGGTGTGA
- a CDS encoding DUF1152 domain-containing protein — protein sequence MTDLHTNPLFDRLRSAERILVAGAGGGFDVYAGLPIALSLRHQGKEVHLANLTFSATEGLPLDAWLAPDVAVIGPDTAPHQTYFPERSLARWLATHGYPDAVHALSRVGVQPLRAAYRALIERYDIDAVVLVDGGTDILMRGDESGLGTPEEDLTSVAALYGIQGPERLVVSVGFGVDAYHGVSHGLVLENIAALETDGAYLGAFSVSRTTREGALFLDAVAHAQATTPDHPSIVNGSIAAAVRGGFGDVQFTSRTRGSELFINPLMSICFVFELEGIARRCLYVDRIEHTHLMRQVSSEIAAFRDEVVRQRPARRIPH from the coding sequence ATGACCGACCTGCACACCAACCCGCTCTTCGATCGCCTCCGGTCCGCCGAGCGCATCCTCGTCGCCGGCGCCGGCGGCGGATTCGATGTGTACGCAGGCCTGCCGATCGCGCTCTCCCTGCGCCACCAGGGCAAGGAAGTCCACCTGGCCAACCTCACGTTCAGCGCCACAGAGGGTCTGCCTCTGGATGCGTGGCTCGCCCCCGACGTGGCGGTGATCGGACCCGACACGGCACCGCATCAGACCTATTTTCCTGAGCGCTCGCTGGCCCGGTGGCTCGCCACCCACGGCTACCCCGACGCGGTTCACGCCCTCTCCCGCGTGGGCGTCCAGCCGCTGCGTGCCGCATACCGCGCGCTGATCGAGCGGTACGACATCGATGCGGTCGTGCTCGTGGACGGAGGCACGGACATCCTCATGCGCGGTGACGAGTCGGGACTCGGCACCCCCGAGGAAGACTTGACCAGCGTCGCCGCCCTGTACGGCATCCAGGGACCTGAACGCCTGGTGGTCTCCGTGGGGTTCGGTGTCGACGCGTATCACGGTGTCAGCCATGGACTCGTGCTGGAGAACATCGCGGCACTGGAGACCGACGGCGCGTACCTCGGCGCGTTCTCCGTGTCGCGCACCACCCGCGAAGGCGCCCTTTTCCTCGACGCGGTGGCCCACGCCCAGGCCACCACGCCCGATCACCCCAGCATCGTGAACGGCTCCATTGCCGCCGCAGTGCGGGGCGGTTTCGGGGATGTCCAGTTCACCTCCCGCACCCGGGGCAGCGAACTCTTCATCAACCCTCTGATGTCGATCTGCTTCGTCTTCGAACTCGAGGGGATCGCTCGGCGCTGCCTGTATGTGGACCGGATCGAACACACCCATCTGATGCGCCAGGTCAGCAGTGAGATCGCGGCATTCCGTGACGAGGTCGTGCGCCAGCGGCCGGCTCGCCGCATCCCGCACTGA
- a CDS encoding TerD family protein, which yields MRSTNAFHPAVTGKEKAVSSLNKGVRKAEVTLRWDPSPLGEPPHDLDIVAATYPAQAPFGEPAYVVHFDSRSPDGTIILTRESKTGQGFGADEVMTLEFDRLAAEYGRVVLGVVIQQRNGRTVFGDVANASVRILEGHQEIGQHDFTTVAGTTAAKVGEFVRGESGDWAFSDSLVGFDADPQTFVTVMGDPTP from the coding sequence ATACGGTCAACGAACGCATTTCATCCGGCAGTTACGGGGAAGGAAAAAGCGGTGAGCAGCCTCAACAAGGGCGTTCGGAAGGCGGAGGTGACCCTCAGGTGGGATCCGAGTCCGCTGGGAGAGCCGCCCCATGACCTCGACATCGTGGCCGCGACGTACCCCGCTCAGGCGCCGTTCGGTGAGCCGGCGTACGTCGTGCACTTCGACAGCCGCTCGCCCGACGGCACGATCATCCTGACCAGAGAGAGCAAGACGGGACAGGGCTTCGGGGCCGACGAGGTCATGACTCTGGAGTTCGACCGGCTGGCGGCGGAGTACGGCCGTGTCGTCCTCGGCGTGGTGATCCAACAGCGCAACGGACGGACGGTGTTCGGTGATGTCGCGAACGCCTCGGTACGGATCCTCGAGGGGCACCAGGAGATCGGGCAGCACGACTTCACTACCGTCGCAGGCACCACGGCGGCCAAGGTCGGCGAGTTCGTACGAGGCGAGTCGGGAGACTGGGCGTTCAGCGACTCGCTCGTCGGCTTCGACGCGGACCCTCAGACGTTCGTCACGGTGATGGGCGACCCTACCCCCTGA